The Streptomyces sp. HUAS MG91 sequence ACTTCGGCGCCCAGCAGGGCATCGACTTCGGTGCGGCGGCGGGGGCCGGCTACGACTCCTTCAAGGAGACGGCCGTCAGCGGAATCAAGGACGGTCTCCAGGAGAAGGCCGACGGGCTCACGGGCCTCGTCGATCCGCAGACGTACATCGACGCGGGGACCGACCGGGCGACGGAAGTGGCCGGGAACCATGCGCAGTCCGGCGTCGACCGGCTGCGTGGGGGAGCGGGCGGTGAGGCGTCCGCCGAAGCGTCGGAAGGGACTTCGGCATCGCCGGGATCGACGTCGTCGACGGCCCCCTCCGCCGCTGCTTCGACCCCGGCGGCGGGGACGGGTCCTGGCTCGGCGGCGGAGGACGAACGCGCCCGCGCCACGTTCGGCTGAACTCTGTTGTGTCCGTGACAATGTGAGGGTCGTGTCACAGTGCACCCGATCACCGGGAACGGTCTTGGTGCCCGTGTCAACTGTGACTAAAGTACAGTTGCGGCACTCCCGAGAAGTGCCACCCGCGCCGGGTTCCTCTAGAAATCCGTGGGCCGCGGGGACCGATGTCGAATCTCATGGGGGCAAGTGGCCATGGCTGGTCAGTTTAATGTCACGCACGAGGAGATGGTCGCGTTCAGCGGCCGCATCTCCCAGGTGAACGAGTCCATCCAGGGTGAGATCCAGCGCCTGCAGACGGTGGTCGACTCGATCACCGGCGGCTGGAAGGGCGCCGCGGCCACCGCGTACAACAACCTGCAGAACCAGGTGAACGAGGACGCGACCGCGCTGAACCGGGTCCTCAACGAGATCAAGGAAGCGATCGACGCGACGGCCGGCAACTACCAGTCGTCCGAGGAGGAGCAGACCGCGTCCATCGGCCACATCTCCTCGGGTGCCGAGGCCTCCCCGTTCGGCTGAGCCGAACCGCGCTCGTCCTTCACTGAGCTCGCAGTGAGCTCGTAGAGCTTCTCACCGTCCGTCCACAATCCCCCGGGGGAGAGATCATGTCCGGTCAGGTTCTGGTCAATTTCCAGACCATTTCCCAGGCGTCCCAGGACGTCAAGTCCACCGCCAGCAACGTGCGTCAGCAGCTCGACGACCTCGAGGCCGGCGTCAAGCGCATCGCCTCGACCTGGGAAGGTGCCGCTCAGGAGGGCTACCAGGCCAAGCAGAACGAGTGGGACCAGCGCGCCGCGTCCCTCCACTCGACGCTCGAGTCCATCGCCCGCGCCCTGGACACGGCCGCCCAGAACTACCAGCAGACCGAGCAGCGGAACACCAACGTCTGGTCGTGACGCTCAGCGGTACCCGTCCGGGGGCGGCAGATGCACTCGCATCCGCCGCCCCCGGTGGTATGTCCGGAGCGGTCGCCGCGGGTCAACGACCCTCGAGCCACGCCAGGCCGAGGGTCAGCAGCGGTGTCGCGACGCCCAGAGCCAGCGCCGCGGCGGTCATTCCGGGCCGAACGTCCCGGTATCCCCGGACTCCTCCGTAGGCGACGAGCAGAGGGAGCACGAAGCCCAGCGCGAAACTGTGGCGCCAGCCCTCTTCCGCGAGGATGAAAAGCGTCAGCAGCCACCAGGCGGGGACGGAACCCAGGGCCAACAGGCGGCCCCGGGTGAGAAACAGATCGAGAGTCTCACCCTCACCGAGCACGCTCATGCCACGTACCGCCCCATCCGTGTGTCATCGCGCCGCTTTCCGCAGCTGTCGCCAATTCGGGTCATGGTTTCGGGGCGTTGTCCCAAGTCGCTGTCCAGCGAACGGCACTTCTGACGGTACCGATGCCGATTCCGATACTGAGCCGACGTTCGCCGTGTGAGTTCGTGCGCGCCGGATCAGCTCTCCACGGCAACTCGGGAACGTTCCGCGTCCCCGGCCCCCAGGTGGCCGAGAAGCGGCGCGAGGATCATCACCAGGGCCGCCCAGATCCGCCAGCCGCCGTTCACAGGGACGAGCAGGAGGCCCGCCGCGGTTGCCGAGACGAGCAGTCCCGCCAGGAGACCCATCGGTACGGTACGCGGCCAGAGCGCCCCGAGTTCGAGGAGCCGGGTGCGTCGGCCGGCGTCGACCGGTACCGGCCCGCGCGGGCCGGCGGCGATGCGGTACGCGACCGAGCCGGGGACGCGGCCGGGCAACTGCCAGCCGTCGTCGACGACGAACTCCGCGGCGGCCTTGCCGCGCCCTCGGGGGTTCCACAGCAGCCAGCCCGTTACGCCGGTGAGGACCACTGCTGCCGCCCGCACCGTCGCCGAAACCGCCAGAGGAACGTCCTCACCCGTGTCGGTCCGCAGGGCCAGGCACGGGTAACGGCTGGAACTCGGCGCGCTTTTGCTCCCGCTCTCCGTCTCGACGTGCTCGATCTGGCCCGTCACGGTCGCGCGCAGGGCGACCCAGTCACCGTCCACGCGCCGCGCGCCCCGGGGACGCGACGCGATCCCTGTCCCCACGGCCGTCGCCAGAGCGGCGCCGATCGCCCAGGCGGCCGCGACGAAGGTGCTGCTGCGGTACGACAGGGCCCGTCCGGCGAGCTGCGCCTCGACCGCCTCGACCGAGATGCCGCCGACCGCCGCGAGGTCGGGCCGCGCCGGCGCGTAGGCGACCTGGTAGGTCCGACCCACTTCGCGCATCCCTTTGCCGTTGTACGCGCGGAACGTAGCGGATACGCCGGCCCCCGTCCCTGGCAGCACCACTCTGTAGTCGGCCATCGTCGAACTCCGCGAACTGTGCCCGGCAGCAGCGATGTTGGTGACACCGGTGACCGGCAGCTCCTCGATCACGTAGTCGGCGCCCGAGAGAGCGGAGGCCGCCGCCGATCGCTCGGGCCGAGCGGAACCGAGGCCGACGGCAAGCGCGACGGCCGTCACCACGGCGACTCCGACCGCCGTCACGCGGATCCAGCCCCAACGCGCCCCGAGCACGACCGCCGGAACGCCCTCCGCCTCCGCGCGCTGCTCACGTACCGACGCCAGCGCCGCCCCGTACGCCTCCACACGTGACACCCGCCCACCCCCGGAACGCACCTGCCCCGCAACCACCAGCACACAGCCGACGAGAACACCGAGGCCCGCCCACACCGACGCCGACCGCACCGGCCCTGCCCCGGCGAACAGCCAGCTTCCCGTCATGACGACGAGACCGGCAACGCCCAGAACACAGACCCACCGCCCCACCCGGACCGTCCCGGAGTTCTCGGTGTGAGACATCTGTTGCACGTCCTCAGCTCCTGTCGGCGGGAAGCGGCTCCGGCCCGCTTCGGCTCGGCGCATGACGCTAGTGCCCTGACCGGCAAGGTTCGCCGGGTTGAGCGGGCGGTGGATGGCGTGATGGCTTCCGATGAGGGAGATCTGCCTCATAGGATCTTGAGCCCAGGCTCGGATGTCGGAGGGCGATGATGGAACTACCGCGGATACGCCTCGGCAGCGACGACGTGTGGGTGGAACTGGCTCGGACCGATGGCGACACCTGGCAGGTCACTGCCGATTGGTGCTCGTGGCTGACGGCTGACTTCACCGCGGATGTCAGCGCTGCGGAGGTCGTGGACTTCGCGGCCCGCGTGCTCTCTCACCTGCGCGCGCCGTCGGGTGGACGCTTTTCGGTGGTGGTGACTCCGGGCCGGAGCAATCCGATGACGTTGAAGGCGGAGCCCGTCGGGGACGGTTTCGCCTTTTTCGTGCGTCTGACTCCCAACGGCGACGACGGCGTGTGTCATTTGCAGATGGAGATCGATCCGATCGCCACGTTGGAACTTCGTGAAGCATTCGATGCGCTGCACGCGGCGCTGGTTGTCTGACCCGCCGGAATATCTGGTCAGGCCGCCATCGTGAGCGGGCGTCCGCCCCATCGGATGCCCTTCTCGCTGCGGATGCGGGCGCGTTCCCTGCGTTCGGCGGCCAGGACGTCACGATGGCGGGCGTTGACGTTGCGCCAGCGCAGGTAGGCGTGCAGAGCCTTGGTCTGCACGATGTGGTTGGGGTGGTGGGAGTTGGCGATGGTGAACTGTCTCAGCGGTCCGAAGTGGGCCTCTATGGGGTTTGCCCACGAGGCGTAGGTCGGGGTGAAGCACAGCTCGACCTTGTTCTTCTTCGCCCAGCGGCGATGTCGGCGCCCTTGTGGGCAGACAGGTTGTCCAGGATCACGTAGATCGGTGCGCCGTCGGGGCGGGCGGCACGGATCGACTTCAGCGCGGCCAGCGTGTTCGCGGCGCCCTTCTTGCACCGGTTGACGCCCCACAGGCGGTCGTCCCCAACCGAGTAGCAGCCATGGAAATAGCGCACCCCGTGGGTGCGGTGATATGTGGCGGGCAGTCGGCCGGGGCGCTTTCGTTCGGCCCAGCACGAGCCGGCGGTGGGCCGGATCCCGAGCGGGCCGAACTCGTCGAAGGCGAAAACCCGGTCGGAGAAGCGGTGAAGGACCTCTTCGATCCGGTCCAGCTTCGCCTCGCGGTCCGGGTCCGGCGACTCCTTCCATGTCTTGGTGCGCTGGAAGGTGACGCCGCGGCGGGCGAGCAGGCCACGTAACGCCTCGCGGCCGATGCGGATCACCCGGCCGTGAACTTTCCGCAGGTAGGCGACGAGCTTGCGCAGCGACCAGCGGGTGAAGGGCTGGCCGAGCTTGGTGGGGCGGGTGATGGCCGTCTGGATGACGAAGTCCTCGTCATCACGATCGAGCAGGCGGGGACGGCCTCCCGCCCACCGAGGGTCCAGGCAGGCCAGGCCGATCTCGTTGAACCGGTGGATCACATCGCGCACGGTGTCCTCGTCGGCCTGCACCAGCTTCGCGATCACCGGTGCCCCGTTCCCGCCGGCCGAGGCCAGCAGCATCATCGCCCGCCGGTACCGCACCGAACTGGTGCTGCCCCGGCGCACGATCTGCTGCAGCTTCTGCCCTTCCTGGTCAGTCAGTCTGCGCACCCGAACAGGCTCAGCCACCGCACCCCCAACGGTCGGATCGGACGTCACCGCACATCCAACCGCCACCACCAACAACCCGGCGAACCTTCCCGGTCAGGGCACTAGCCGGGCGACCGCTGCTGTGGTGCGCGGCTGAGCAGCGTCGGCGGCGTGAAAGGAATGATCAGCGGCCCGGGAAGGCGGCCTCGCCCCTCACTCCTTCGATGCCGCACGTATCAAGGAGCGCCACTCGAACCACATACACCCCGCACTCCCCTCAAAGCACGTACGTACGTTCGCTTGCTGTCCTACAGTCGGTGATCGCAGTGCAGCTGGTGAAGGTCGTTCGGAGCGGGGGCTTCGCGTGTTGTCCAGGGTGATGTTCAAGGTGCCTGATGTGCCGCGCGGTTCGGGGCGGGCGGCGTGGTCGAGGAGATCGGGCGGGGACCGTCGTGGCCTCTGATTTCGCTCGGCTGTTGAAGCAGGACTTCTCGGACGCGGAGGCGTCGGCAGCGGCCTGGCGCAAGCTGTCCACCACCTCCGACACGCTGACGAGTCGTCACCGAGCGCGCGTCACAGGGCCGTTGCACCACTCCTGGAAGGGCGACGACGCCGACAGCGCGCTGTTCTTCCTGGAGGATGTCGAGTCGCGGCTGGGCGTGGTCGAGACCGAGGCAATGGCCGTCGCGCGGGTCGTCGACACCACGCGGGTCTGGATGGAGAACGCCCAGACCGCCCTGCGCAACGCCGTACGCCGTGCCGAGCAGGACCATTTCGAGGTCGACGACGACGGCTGGGTGACCGACCCGACCACCGCCGACCTCCCGCACCAGGACCCCGACGCCCAGCAGGTCATCGCCGACCGCAACGGCCTGCTCGGCGAGTACCGCGCCCGTATCGACGAGGCCCTGGCCGACGCGCGCAAGGCCAGCGACGACGGCGCGAAGGCGCTCGGCCGGTTGAACGGCGACATCCTCACCGACCCGTTCAACCACGACGCCGCCGCGGAGTCGGCCGACGACACCCGGCGTGCGATGAAGGACATCGGCGTTCAGGACCCGCAGATCCCCAAGGACGACCCCAAGGCGGCCGCCGAGTGGTGGAAGGCGCTCAGCCCCGAGGAGCGGCAGGAGTACACCACCCTCTATCCGAAGCAGATCGGGTCGACCGACGGGCTCCCGACCGACGTCCGCGACGACGCGAACCGCACCGCCCTCGCCCAGGAACTCAACGCCCTCCAGGAGGGCAACTACGACGAGACGTTCCCCGGCGAGAGCGACGAGACCGTCAACCAGCGCCTGAAGAACGCCGAGTTGCTGAGCGACCGGCTCGACGCGGGCGACAGCGCGACCAAGGGCAGGGAGCTGTACCTCATCGGGTACGACTCCAAGGACGACGGGCGGGCCGTCATCGCGATGGGCAACCCGGACACCGCCGACCACACGGGGATCCTCGTGCCCGGGACGAACACCAATATGGAGAGTGTGCCAGGGCAGCTCAACCGGATCGGCATGCTGCAGAAGTCGGCCGAGAACAAGTCCGACGGCGAGAGCGTCGCCATGATCACCTGGCTCGGCTACGACGCGCCCGAGGGGTCGCCGACCGACTTCAACAGCGTCGGCGGAACCGGGCGGGCCGAGGACGCCGCTCCCGACCTGCGGCAGTTCGTCGCGGGGACGCACGCCTCCCACGACGGTTCGCCCAGTCACACGACCGTCATGGGGCACAGCTACGGCTCCACCGTGGTCGGTGCGGCGGCGGCCGGAGGCAGTGGCCTCGGCGCCGACGACGTGGTGGTCGTGGGGAGCCCGGGGATGACCGTGCACGAAGCCTCGGATCTCCAGATGGACCCGGAGCACGTCTGGGTCGGTGGAGCCAAGGACGACCCCATCATCAACAACTTCGCCGGGATGACCCTCGGAGACGATCCCTTGTACGCGCCGTTCGGTGGGAACAACTTCGAAGTCGACACCCATGGCCACAGCGGCTACTGGGACCGGGACAGCGATTCCCTCGCGAACCAGGGCGCCATCATCGCGGGCAAACCACCCACTGAAGTGCCGAAGGAAGTCAATGACGATCCGGAGCAAGGCTCCTTCATCGGTTAGAACTCGACTTGTCCACAGGACGGCCGCCCTGTGCGCCGTGTTGTTGATGACCGGAGGCTGCATGTCCCAGCACGACGACAAGAACGCTCCGCTGCCGCGCATGGAGAAGGCCGCGGCGCTGAAGTGGGCGCGGGACCACACCGCCCGTCTGGCCGAGGTCGCCGGGGTGGACATCCTCCCCGACACGGCCAAGACGGCCTTCGAGGAGTGCGTGGGAGAGCACGACGAAGTGGCTGAGGACGGCCGCTACAGCCTCTATTACTACGTGTACTCGCCGGCCCCGGCGACGGATCACACGCGTATCGTGCGCACGCTCCGTGAAGAGCTCGCAAAGAGCGGATACGAGATCACCGGATACCGGGAATTCAAGAGCGCCTATGAATCCTCGGTGCTGAGAGCCCGGAACAAGAAGAACCAGTTCTCGGTGGAGGCCGAGACGGTCGGATCCGGCAAGAAGAAGCCTCAGCGCTTCTCCTTCTCCGTGAGCACGCCGTGCCTGCTCCCGCCCGGCGCCGAACAGCAGCAGTTCTGACAGAGCCGAGAGGGCCGAGGAGCCGAGCATGTCCGAGGAAACGCATGTGGACCCCGCCGAGCTGCGCGCCGCCGCCAAGGCCGCTGACGCGATAGCCGACGACCTGCGAGACCCGGCCGACAGGGCCGTCAAAGAGGCCGACACGGCAGGAGGCTCCCTCTCCGGCTGGGCGTTCGGCTCCGCCCTCCAGGAGATCTCCACCAGCTGGAAACCGGCCCTCGACGGCCTCCGGGCCCGGGCGCAGGCAGGAGCGGCCAACCTCCGCTCGTCGGCCGACGGCCACGAGTGGAACGACGAACGCACCGGCAAGGACTTCGAGAACCTGGGCGCGGACGGACGTTCCACCACGACCCGGGCGACCCCCGGCGAGATGCCCGCCGTGCTGCGCGGGCCGAGCGGCGCCTCCCCGGCCCAGGGCGGCGCGTCGCCCGACCCGCGCACCCCGTACGGCACGAACATGCCGACGTACGACGACGGTTCGGTGAGTACGCGGCCCACGGCGGGCGAGAACCCCTTCGGGTGAGGCGGTCTGCGCCGGGGCAGGCAGGCGCCCGGGTGCGTGCTGAATCCGCGGCTCCGTTAGCCTGCTCGGAAGTGATCCGGTCATGTCACGGCTACGGGGAGGAACACGGGGATGGCGGACTTCCAGATCGACACCGATCGCATGAGGACGCTGATCAACAGGCTGGACCAGGTGGACGACCGCATGCGCGGCGCCCAGCAGCGGCTGAACAAGGTCGGGCCGACCGGCCTCGGCACGGACGGCCTCGACAACGCCTGTGACGACTTCCAGGACGACTGGGGCGACGGCATCAAGCGGATCGCCGACGCGGCCAAGACGCTGCACGAGGGCCTTCAGAAGACGCTCGACGCGTACGAGGCGACCGAACAGGACATCCGGTCGGGCCTCAGCCCGGCATAGCCCTGGCCACCGCCACTTCAGGAACGCGCACGGCGTGCGCGACCGCCACGCAACGGGGAGAAGACGATGGGGATGTTCGACGATCCCGACTGGCCAGGACTGACGTTCAACCCGGCCAAGGGAGATCTGTCCACGATCGAGTCGCTGGCGTACGACGTCAAGACGGTCGGCGACGAGCTCGACGAGCTGCGCGAGATGCTGGTGGGCATCGGCAGGACCGACGGCGTCTGGGAGGGCGAGGCCGCCAGGAAGTTCCAGGAGAAGGTCGGCGAGCTGCCCAAGTACCTGAAGCAGGGCCACGAGTCGATGGCCGCCTGCTCCCGGGCGCTGCGCGGCTGGCACGACGAGCTCGAGACCATGCAGCGGCAGGCCAAGAGCCTCGACGAACGCGCGGTCGAGGCCCGCAAGCGGCTCGACGAGAAGAACTCCGCGGTCGACCAGGTCAACTCCAGGATCAACCAGGCGATGTTCAGCGACATCACCGAGCAGCAGGCCAAGGCCCTTTCGGAGGAGGCCGATTCCGCCTCGGCGGCCGCCCAGGCAGCCGCGTCCGACCTCAAGATCCTCATCGAGGACGGCGAGGCGCTGCGCCGCTACTGGGAGGAGCAGGCGGAACAGGCGGAGAAGGCCATCCGTGAGGCCGCGAAGAACCGTCCGCCGGACATCGGCTTCTGGGACAAGGTCACGGGCGGCCTGAAGGGCGCCTGGGACGGGTTCACCGACTTCCTCGCCGAACACGCGGACACGTTCTCCAAGATCGGATCCGTGCTGTCCATCATCTCCCTGGCGACCATGGCCGTCCCGCCCGTGGGAGCGGTGTTCGGGGCACTGGCCGTCGGCGCCAGCGCGCTCGCGCTGGCCGGCTACGGGGTCAAGACGGCCCGCGGCGAAAAGGTCGGAGTGATGGACTGGGTCGGCGCGGGCCTGGGCGTGCTGCCCGGTGTCGGAGCGGTCAAGGGCCTGACGGCCGGAGCGAAGGCGGCCAAGGCCGCGGCGACGGGCGAACGCCTCGCCGGTGTCTTCTCCCATGCCGACGAGATGGCGACCTCGGTCAACGTGGCCCGGGGCATGGCCGGCGGCGTCATGTACAAGGGCCTGGCGCGGGCGGGCAAGGCGATCGGTCTCGGCGACGAGGCCCTGGACGTCGGAAGCAACGTGATGCGCGGAACGATGATCGGCATCAAGGGCATCGGCCTCGCGCACGGACTGGTGTCGGGCGGATCGAGCACGCAGTCGGCCGCCGCGCCGTCCAGCAGCGCGTTCATGTCGGCGGCGGGAGCGGCCTGAGCCATGGACACGAGCTTCCGCGCCGCCGGCACCGCCGACATACCCACCGCCGTCTCCGAGCGGCTGCTGTTCCGGGTGCCGCCCGCCTTCTTCGAGCTGCCTGTCCAGGAGGATCCGGAGCTGGTCGGCGAGGCGCTGATCGAGCTGGCCCAGGACATCTACCCGACGGGCGACGCCCCGCTCTGGTTCCAGTACGCGTCGGCCCAGCTGCCGGTGGTCGCCGAGATGATCGAGGAGGGCGTCGGCTACGCGGGCTTCTGCCTGCTCGACCTCGACGGGCGGCACAGCACGGCGACGGTGACCGCCACCTTGCTGGAATCGGTGCCGGACGGCCGGAAGGCGACGGCCGCGAGTGTCGCCGCGGAACTCTCCGGTGTCGCCACCGGTGCCGGGGAGGGCACTCTCGTCGAGACGGTGTGGCTGCCGGCGGGCGAGGCGGCCGTCAGGTTCACCTCGGAGATCATGAGCCTTCCCGCGGAGATCACCGATTCCGGCCGGCCCGAGGAGGTGGAGATCGGGAAGATCGCCGTGTTCCTGCCCCTTCGGCGCCACGCGGAGATGGCCCTCTTCGAACTCAGCACTCCGTGCATG is a genomic window containing:
- a CDS encoding type VII secretion target — translated: MSEETHVDPAELRAAAKAADAIADDLRDPADRAVKEADTAGGSLSGWAFGSALQEISTSWKPALDGLRARAQAGAANLRSSADGHEWNDERTGKDFENLGADGRSTTTRATPGEMPAVLRGPSGASPAQGGASPDPRTPYGTNMPTYDDGSVSTRPTAGENPFG
- a CDS encoding alpha/beta hydrolase; the encoded protein is MKQDFSDAEASAAAWRKLSTTSDTLTSRHRARVTGPLHHSWKGDDADSALFFLEDVESRLGVVETEAMAVARVVDTTRVWMENAQTALRNAVRRAEQDHFEVDDDGWVTDPTTADLPHQDPDAQQVIADRNGLLGEYRARIDEALADARKASDDGAKALGRLNGDILTDPFNHDAAAESADDTRRAMKDIGVQDPQIPKDDPKAAAEWWKALSPEERQEYTTLYPKQIGSTDGLPTDVRDDANRTALAQELNALQEGNYDETFPGESDETVNQRLKNAELLSDRLDAGDSATKGRELYLIGYDSKDDGRAVIAMGNPDTADHTGILVPGTNTNMESVPGQLNRIGMLQKSAENKSDGESVAMITWLGYDAPEGSPTDFNSVGGTGRAEDAAPDLRQFVAGTHASHDGSPSHTTVMGHSYGSTVVGAAAAGGSGLGADDVVVVGSPGMTVHEASDLQMDPEHVWVGGAKDDPIINNFAGMTLGDDPLYAPFGGNNFEVDTHGHSGYWDRDSDSLANQGAIIAGKPPTEVPKEVNDDPEQGSFIG
- a CDS encoding putative T7SS-secreted protein, encoding MGMFDDPDWPGLTFNPAKGDLSTIESLAYDVKTVGDELDELREMLVGIGRTDGVWEGEAARKFQEKVGELPKYLKQGHESMAACSRALRGWHDELETMQRQAKSLDERAVEARKRLDEKNSAVDQVNSRINQAMFSDITEQQAKALSEEADSASAAAQAAASDLKILIEDGEALRRYWEEQAEQAEKAIREAAKNRPPDIGFWDKVTGGLKGAWDGFTDFLAEHADTFSKIGSVLSIISLATMAVPPVGAVFGALAVGASALALAGYGVKTARGEKVGVMDWVGAGLGVLPGVGAVKGLTAGAKAAKAAATGERLAGVFSHADEMATSVNVARGMAGGVMYKGLARAGKAIGLGDEALDVGSNVMRGTMIGIKGIGLAHGLVSGGSSTQSAAAPSSSAFMSAAGAA
- a CDS encoding type VII secretion target, with the translated sequence MADFQIDTDRMRTLINRLDQVDDRMRGAQQRLNKVGPTGLGTDGLDNACDDFQDDWGDGIKRIADAAKTLHEGLQKTLDAYEATEQDIRSGLSPA
- a CDS encoding WXG100 family type VII secretion target, whose amino-acid sequence is MAGQFNVTHEEMVAFSGRISQVNESIQGEIQRLQTVVDSITGGWKGAAATAYNNLQNQVNEDATALNRVLNEIKEAIDATAGNYQSSEEEQTASIGHISSGAEASPFG
- a CDS encoding WXG100 family type VII secretion target, whose amino-acid sequence is MSGQVLVNFQTISQASQDVKSTASNVRQQLDDLEAGVKRIASTWEGAAQEGYQAKQNEWDQRAASLHSTLESIARALDTAAQNYQQTEQRNTNVWS